Part of the Anaeromicrobium sediminis genome is shown below.
TTTGCTATGTATGTAATCAAAAATAAGGATGTATAGTAAATGGAATGTTTCCTATCAAATAAAAGTTATTTCAAAGAATATTCGATTAGTATAATAATATAGAGTGTTTTATAGAATTCTATATAACAAGATGCTCATAATGATTAAATTACCAGGGAGGTAGAAATATGAACACAAAAAAGTGGAATATACGAAAAGCTATTATTAATGATGCAAAGAATCTTAAAAGTTGTATGGATATGGCTTACTCAAAATATTTAAATAGACTCAATGGAAAACGACTTCCACCTATGGAAGTTGATTATGAAGAGGAAATAGCCTCTTTTCCAGTCTGGGTCGCGGAATCCGACAAGGATATAGTGGGTGGTTTGATTTTAATGTTTGAAGATGACTATACTACAATAGCAAATGTGGCGGTACGTCCTGATTTTCAGGGGAAAGGTTTAGGACGGGGGCTTATAGATTTCGCTGAATCAGAAGCAAAACGCAGAGGGTATGTGGAAATACATTTAGGCACTCATGTATTATTGACCGAGAATATTTTCTTTTATCTTAATTTGGGGTGGATAGAGATTGGTCGTGATGAGACCCGCGTTTACATGAAAAAAAATATCGGTGTTTAACAATGGATTGTATTGCCCCCTCTTTATTCTTAGGGGATCTAATTATTACGCAGAAAAATTATTATGCGTTTTAGAATTAACAGAGTGACAAAACACACATGGAGGGGATTCTGTTACAGGTGGCCCGGATGAGGATATGAATGAAATAGTTAATGGTGGAGGAAGAGAATTTATGAATGAGGCAATATTAGATATAACAAATGATATGGGATATTATGAATTAAAGTTAGGAGCTATCTCATATAGAAGATAATTTTTAGAGCTGAGATAGCTCGTTTTTTATTGTCTACTTGGGTTGTTAACAAAATATCATTCAGTAATCATGCAATGGATTGTATAATCATTATTTATCTCGTAAAACCGTTATAAAACCATCCAATATTTCATGGCTAAAAGCAAATCCTTTTCGTTTATAAAACTCCAATGCGTCATCATTTCCATTTGAAACAAAGATAAAATAATCCTCCACATGATCAAATTGTTTTAACCATTTCATTGACATATTAAAAAGTATTGACCCAATCCCTTGTTCTCTGTACTCTTCTTTAATATAGAACTGAGATAAACAACCCACATTATTTCTGCTAACAGAAGAAAGGTCAAAAAAAGTGGCAAAATCATTGGAATATGTCTCTTTGGGAGATATGTTAGAATATACATAACCGACTGGTTTATCATCATCTTTAACAACTACAATATAATTGTAGATGGCACCTTTCATAGAAGGAATCATTCGTGTTTCAAAATTCATGTTGTCAAATAATTCTGGTTTAATTTTTGCCTTTGATTTTTGAAAGATCATGAGTTCATTGCATAAATCTCTACAGGATCCCACTTTTTCACTAGGTATAATCTCATATTTTATATTCATGTATTTCACTCCTTTTATTGATAATTTTAAAATAAACTTTTGGAACTCTAACTCTAAAGAATGTTTATAACTTTACCAAAATTAAAGTAAATCCATCGATTATGATATAATTATAATACTTAATAAAATAAGCACAAGTATGCAGTATTTAATGACTAAGTAAGGAAAAACTGATTAAAGGAGTTATTAAATGAATGATAAAGGTACTGGAAACAAAAATATGAATAATTGTCCATTAACCTATGCATTGAACTTAATTGGAGGAAAATGGCGACTTCCTATCATATGGGCTTTGAGTCAAAACAATACTTTGCGATACAACGAATTGAAAAGAAAAGTAGATGGAATAACAAATATGATGTTATCTCAATCTTTAAAAGAAATGGAAAATCATGGACTTGTTAATCGTAAGCAGTTTATGGAGATTCCACCAAGAGTAGAATACTCACTGACTGAAGAAGGAAAAGACTTGATACCGGCTTTGGAATCATTGGCAAAATGGGGTAAGGGAATGAAAAATAAGGAAATGGATAGATGTAATAAGTGATTATGAAAATTAATAAGATTAATAATAAGAGAACTAGATCATAGTACAATTCCATATTTGCATTATTTATTTTAAGAATACTATTTACGTGGAAAATGATTACAATTGGGGATTAAACTGTATGTCACGAAATTTTTACTAGATTAAAGTGGGAAAGTATGATATAATAAATGAAATTTTACAAATATTCTAACATTAAATTAAGGGGGGAGAATAAAAATATGGAAAAAAGAGAAAATTGGGGCTCCAAGATAGGTTTCATAATGGCTGCAGCTGGCTCGGCAGTAGGTCTTGGGAACATATGGAAATTCCCATTTACCGCAGGTAACAATGGTGGCGGTGCATTTGTTTTAATTTATTTGATTTTTGTTGCAATCATAGGTTTTAGTGTTATGCTTACAGAATTTGGAGTAGGTAGAAGAAGACAATTAGCCGCTGTTGGTGCGTTTAAATCAGTGGATAAGCGTTGGACATTTGCAGGAGTTTTGGGAGTTTTAAGTGGATTCTTAATTATGGGATTTTATCCTGTAGTTGGAGGATGGGCTCTTGCATATGTATTTAAAGTAGGGGGAGGTTTATTAAGTAATCCTGCTGCTATTGGGGATTCTTTCGGTG
Proteins encoded:
- a CDS encoding GNAT family N-acetyltransferase, which translates into the protein MNTKKWNIRKAIINDAKNLKSCMDMAYSKYLNRLNGKRLPPMEVDYEEEIASFPVWVAESDKDIVGGLILMFEDDYTTIANVAVRPDFQGKGLGRGLIDFAESEAKRRGYVEIHLGTHVLLTENIFFYLNLGWIEIGRDETRVYMKKNIGV
- a CDS encoding GNAT family N-acetyltransferase yields the protein MNIKYEIIPSEKVGSCRDLCNELMIFQKSKAKIKPELFDNMNFETRMIPSMKGAIYNYIVVVKDDDKPVGYVYSNISPKETYSNDFATFFDLSSVSRNNVGCLSQFYIKEEYREQGIGSILFNMSMKWLKQFDHVEDYFIFVSNGNDDALEFYKRKGFAFSHEILDGFITVLRDK
- a CDS encoding winged helix-turn-helix transcriptional regulator, with the protein product MNDKGTGNKNMNNCPLTYALNLIGGKWRLPIIWALSQNNTLRYNELKRKVDGITNMMLSQSLKEMENHGLVNRKQFMEIPPRVEYSLTEEGKDLIPALESLAKWGKGMKNKEMDRCNK